The genomic segment GCGAAGTCAAACAGCGGCAGCCAGCCTTTTTCAACGGACAGTTTGGCCAGCTGTTCCCACTGTTCGAGTGTGGGGTCAATGCCGGTCGGGTTGTGGCAGCAGCCGTGGAACAGTACGACATCACCCGCTTGCGCTTCCTGCAGGCTGTTCAAAAGCCCGTCAAAATCGAGGGTATGGTTTGCGGCGTCGTAGTAAGCGTATTCGCGCACTTCCAGCCCGGCGGAGTTAAACACGCCTTTATGGTTCGGCCAGCTCGGGTTAGAGACCCAGACGCGCTTCACGTCGGTGTTTTTCGCGAGGAAATCTGCCGCGACGCGCAGCGCGCCGGTACCGCCCGGAGTCTGCGCCGTACGGGCGCGTTTATTGTTAATGATGTGGCTGCCTTTACCGAACAGCAGTTCCTGCGTGCAGCGGCCGAATTCGGGAATACCGTCAATGCCGAGGTAGTTTTTGGTGGTTTCATTTTCCAGCAGATATTGTTCTGCTTTTTTAACGCTGGTCAGAACCGGGGTCTTACCGGTTTCATCCTTGTAAACACCAATGCCTAAGTTAATTTTGGTCGGGCGGTCGTCGGCACGAAACAGATCGGCCAGGCCAAGGATCGGGTCGGCTGGGGCGGCGGTAATGTTCTCAAACATGACGAGGTTCCATTGTGATTTCAGAAGGGAAATTCGCTATCAGGTTAACGGGAGATTTACAAAATGCCAACCGTTTGCCCGGAAAAGTTACATGGATCGCAAAAGTCGGCAGAATTTTCTTTTACCCATAAAAAAACAGGGCCGAAGCCCTGTTTTTTCGCTATCAGACAACGAGGTTGTGCTGATTAGAACTGGTAAACGATACCCACTGCGGCGGTGTTGTCAGAACCTACGCCCAGTTTGTTGTCGCTGTCGATCTGGTTGATGATGTAATCAACATAGGTGGACATATTTTTGTTGAAGTAGTAAGTCGCGCCAACTTCGATATAGTTGATGAATTCTTCGCTACCAATGCCCTCAACATCTTTCGCTTTAGATTTGTAGTAAGCGATAGACGGACGCAGGCCGAAATCGAACTGGTACTGAGCAACAACAGAGAAGTCCTGAGTTTTATTTGCGTAACCGTTAGTGATACGGGTAGCATTGCGGGTTTCACCATACAGTGCAGCCAGATAGATGTTGTTAGCATCATATTTCACACCGGTTGCCCACTGTTCAGCTTTAGCACCTTTACCGCGAGCCAGAGTTTCCTGAGCGTTGGTACGGTCAGCAGCGCCGTAGCCACCGATAACACTGAAACCATCAAATTCGTAACCCAGAGAGGTTGCCCAGCCGTCACCGTTGGAACGCTGGATATCAGCAATAGAGCCAGCACGCTCATTTTTGCCCAGATACTGAACACCGAAGCTCAGGCCATCTACCAGGCCAAAGAAGTTGCTGTTACGGTAAGTTGCCAGACCACCGTTACGGCCAGCAAAGAAGTTATCGCTGGCACC from the Cronobacter condimenti 1330 genome contains:
- a CDS encoding amino acid aminotransferase, which translates into the protein MFENITAAPADPILGLADLFRADDRPTKINLGIGVYKDETGKTPVLTSVKKAEQYLLENETTKNYLGIDGIPEFGRCTQELLFGKGSHIINNKRARTAQTPGGTGALRVAADFLAKNTDVKRVWVSNPSWPNHKGVFNSAGLEVREYAYYDAANHTLDFDGLLNSLQEAQAGDVVLFHGCCHNPTGIDPTLEQWEQLAKLSVEKGWLPLFDFAYQGFARGLEEDAEGLRAFAALHQELIVASSFSKNFGLYNERVGACTLVAADTDAADRAFSQMKSCIRANYSNPPAHGASVVATILSNEALRTMWEQELTDMRQRIQRMRQLFVNTLAEKGANRDFSFITKQNGMFSFSGLTKEQVLRLREEFGVYAVASGRVNVAGMTPDNMAPLCEAIVAVL
- the ompF gene encoding porin OmpF; its protein translation is MMKRNILAVVIPALLVAGAANAAEIYNKDGNKVDIYGKAVGLHYFTKDNGANGYDGNGDRTYARLGFKGETQINDQLTGYGQWEYNFQGNNAESGTGVQNGNKTRLAFAGLKFGDFGSFDYGRNYGLVYDAIGVTDMLPEFGGDTGASDNFFAGRNGGLATYRNSNFFGLVDGLSFGVQYLGKNERAGSIADIQRSNGDGWATSLGYEFDGFSVIGGYGAADRTNAQETLARGKGAKAEQWATGVKYDANNIYLAALYGETRNATRITNGYANKTQDFSVVAQYQFDFGLRPSIAYYKSKAKDVEGIGSEEFINYIEVGATYYFNKNMSTYVDYIINQIDSDNKLGVGSDNTAAVGIVYQF